The following nucleotide sequence is from uncultured Draconibacterium sp..
GATGCGGAGAAGGCGCGAGAACTTCTTCCAAACAGCATTGGTAGTATAGCCCGGATTAATGAAGATATGAGACCTGGCGCTGTTGGTGCACATCCGACATTGCCGCCGGCAGATGCCGCCAGGCAATACAACAAAGTGCAGAAATATTTTATCGAGGAAACCCGTCTTGGAATTCCGGTATTGATTCATGAAGAAGGATTGCATGGACAACAAGCTACTGAGGCAACAAGTTTTCCCGCTCCCATAGGTTTAGCTAGTTCATGGAATGAAGATTTGATACATGATATCTACTCAATTGTTGCCAAAGAAATTCGTTATCGGGGGGGAAGCCAGGTATTGGCTCCGGTAGTTGATGTTGTGCGGGATCCGCGGTGGGGGCGCACCGAAGAAACAATGGGCGAGGATCCTTTCCTGATATCAAGATTGGGTGTAGCACAGGTAAAAGCATATCAGGGTGATGGTATTTATTTGGATGGCGATCATGTTGGGGCGACATTAAAGCACTTTGGAGTACATGGACAAAGTGAAGGAGGAAGCAACACTGCTCCCAGCAATATCGACGAAAGAACAGCTCGGGAAGTGTTTTTTAAACCATTTCAGGCTTGCATTAAGGAAGCCAGGCCAATGAACATTATGGTTACATACAACGAATTATGGGGAATACCAGCCCATGCCAATAAAAAGCTACTCAAAGACATTTTACGGGATGACTTTGGATTTGAGGGAGTAGTAGTTTCTGATTATTACGGAATTAGCAATTTGGTTGACATCGACAAAGTAACTCCGTCAAAGGCAGAGGCTGGTTACCTGGCATTTAAAGCAGGAGTTGATATTGAATTGCCCGACTATTTTGGTTATCAGAATTTAGTGGCGTTGGTTAAAGAAGGTAAAATAAAAGAATCAGAAATTGATGAAAAGGTTAAAAGCATTTTAATTGAAAAGTTTCGTTTGGGACTGTTTGACCGTCCATATGTAAATGCAGACAAAGCTGAACAATTTGTTGGTTGCGAAGCAAACAGGGAGGTTGCTTATAAAGCTGCTGCCGAATCAATGGTATTATTGAAAAACGAAAAAGATTTTCTGCCACTAAACAAAGATGCGATAAAGACGATTGCTTTTATTGGCCCCAATGCCGACCGATGTATTTTGGGAGGCTATTCATCTTCACCAAAACAGTGTATCTCACCATTACAGGCTATTAGGGAAAAATATGGAGATAAAATGAACATACTTTATGCCGAGGGTTGCCGTATCACTGATGTCAACAGTCCTTTTCCGGAAGTGATCAGATTGGTGCCAAGGGAAGATAATGATGTGAGAATAACAGAGGCTGTAGAAGTAGCAAAACAAGCGGATGTTGTTGTACTATTTGTCGGTTCGAATGAAGCAGTTGCGCGCGAAGCATACGGCCCTACCGCCCCCGGTGATATGCCAACTCTTGAACTACTGAATGGTCAGAATGAACTGATTGAACAAATCGTTGCCCTGGGGAAACCAACCTGTGCGTTTGTAAATAGTGGTCAACCTTTGAGTATAGGAAATCTTGCTGAAGCTGTCCCTGCGGTGATGCAGTGTTGGTTTTTAGGACAGGAAGGTGGCTACGCAATTGTAGATGCTTTGTTTGGCGATATTAATCCAAGTGGCAAGTTACCAATAACTTTCCCTCGAAGTGCAGGACATATTCCATCCTATTATGCTTATAAACCTTCCTCGCGCAGGGGGTACAATTTAGGCTTGGATGTTACTCCCTTATTCCCGTTTGGATATGGTCTGAGTTACACAACATTTGAATATTCAAACCTGAAAATCAGCAGTCCAACCATCACAAAAGAGGATTCGGTTGAAGTAAGCGTTGACGTAACGAACACCGGGAGTCGACGGGGGGCAGAAGTGGTTCAGTTATATATTCGCGACGAATATTCATCAGTAACCAGACCTGTTAAAGAGCTGAAAGGATTTGAAAAACTGTGGTTGGAGCCCGGACAAACTCAAACAGTAACATTTGCGATCACTCCTGACTTACTGGCTTTTTACGATGGTAATATGAATTGGGTGGTTGAACCGGGAGACTTTTCAATTATGGTAGGTACTTCATCTGATAATGTTGATAACCTTAAGTTAAGCGTCACGGATTATTAAAAAGAAATAACAAACGAATCAATTATGAAACAACAACTAGTGTATCGTTTATTTCTTCTCGTTTCCCTGTTCTCCAGTCATACAACAACTGCACAGATGGAGAATATTGATCGAATAATGGACCAATTAACGCTTGAAGAAAAAGCATCACTTTGTGCCGGAAAAGATATGTGGCATACGCAGGAAATCGAAAGACTAGGAATTCCGTCAATTTTTATGACTGATGGTCCACACGAAGTTCGGATTAATGAAGGGACGGACTTCACAACGCCTAGTGTTAAAGCAACCTGCTTTCCTACTGCCTCACTTGCCGCTTCAACCTGGGACAAAGACTTGCTTTATAAAATGGGGGAAGCATTGGGAAAAGAAGCCAGTTATTATGGCGTGAAAATATTATTGGGACCCGGAACAAATATTAAAAGGTCGCCGCTTGGCGGTAGAAATTTTGAATATTTTTCAGAAGACCCAATCGTATCTGGGAAACTGGAAGCTGGCTATATTAATGGTGTACAATCGACGGGTGTTGGAACTTCAGTAAAACATTTTGCTGCCAATAATCAGGAATATGAGCACATGCTGATGAGTTCTGAAGTGGATGAACGAACACTACGTGAAATTTATCTCAGAGCCTTTGAAATTGCGGTTAAAGAATCCCAACCTACATCGGTAATGTGTGCTTACAATAAAGTAAATGGCACCTACTGTACGGAAAACGAGTGGCTCATTTCAGATATTCTGCGAAATGAATTTGGTTTTAAAGGTTTGACTGTAACCGATTGGGGTGCTGTTAATGA
It contains:
- a CDS encoding glycoside hydrolase family 3 N-terminal domain-containing protein; this encodes MKQQLVYRLFLLVSLFSSHTTTAQMENIDRIMDQLTLEEKASLCAGKDMWHTQEIERLGIPSIFMTDGPHEVRINEGTDFTTPSVKATCFPTASLAASTWDKDLLYKMGEALGKEASYYGVKILLGPGTNIKRSPLGGRNFEYFSEDPIVSGKLEAGYINGVQSTGVGTSVKHFAANNQEYEHMLMSSEVDERTLREIYLRAFEIAVKESQPTSVMCAYNKVNGTYCTENEWLISDILRNEFGFKGLTVTDWGAVNERVA
- a CDS encoding glycoside hydrolase family 3 N-terminal domain-containing protein, whose product is MRKIILLSLIMLVGINFISAQLPAYKNKGLSPEERANDLLKQMTVGEKIAQMQCLWRGEPSKKSLFNNGVFDAEKARELLPNSIGSIARINEDMRPGAVGAHPTLPPADAARQYNKVQKYFIEETRLGIPVLIHEEGLHGQQATEATSFPAPIGLASSWNEDLIHDIYSIVAKEIRYRGGSQVLAPVVDVVRDPRWGRTEETMGEDPFLISRLGVAQVKAYQGDGIYLDGDHVGATLKHFGVHGQSEGGSNTAPSNIDERTAREVFFKPFQACIKEARPMNIMVTYNELWGIPAHANKKLLKDILRDDFGFEGVVVSDYYGISNLVDIDKVTPSKAEAGYLAFKAGVDIELPDYFGYQNLVALVKEGKIKESEIDEKVKSILIEKFRLGLFDRPYVNADKAEQFVGCEANREVAYKAAAESMVLLKNEKDFLPLNKDAIKTIAFIGPNADRCILGGYSSSPKQCISPLQAIREKYGDKMNILYAEGCRITDVNSPFPEVIRLVPREDNDVRITEAVEVAKQADVVVLFVGSNEAVAREAYGPTAPGDMPTLELLNGQNELIEQIVALGKPTCAFVNSGQPLSIGNLAEAVPAVMQCWFLGQEGGYAIVDALFGDINPSGKLPITFPRSAGHIPSYYAYKPSSRRGYNLGLDVTPLFPFGYGLSYTTFEYSNLKISSPTITKEDSVEVSVDVTNTGSRRGAEVVQLYIRDEYSSVTRPVKELKGFEKLWLEPGQTQTVTFAITPDLLAFYDGNMNWVVEPGDFSIMVGTSSDNVDNLKLSVTDY